Sequence from the Anaerolineae bacterium genome:
GGGACAGGGAAGGGGGCCTTTGATGGCCCGGATGAGATTATCTACCTGGATCGCTCTGATGATATCGGAACACTGCTCCAGCGGCTGGAGCGGGTGGAAGGCCTGCATGCCCTTATTGTAGTGCCGGGCAGTGAGCCTTTGCTTGCCAGCGAGGTGGACCTGCGCCTGCTGAAGCGGCGGGCGGATGCGCTCCAGCTCGATGTGATCGTAGTGGCCAAAGATGGCCTGACCCGCCGGCTGGGACGCGAGGTCGGCCTGCGCATCTACGGCAGTCCGCGCGCCGGCATGGCCGCACTGCGCCGGCTCCAGCGCCGCCACGGCACCCCGCGCCGGGCTGTCGTGCGCGATGCCCTGAAGCCGCAGGTGGTGGAAACGGTCGAGACGGCCCGCGGCCGGCGCAAAAAGTCGCCGGCGGAGCAGTACCGCGTCTATTCGGTACGGCCGAAGCGCAGTCTCCCCACCCAGATCGCGGCCGCGCTGTTCCTTATCGCTCTGGCGGCGGGTCTGGGGTATATGCTTCTGCTTCTGGTGCCCGAGGCGACAGTGACCGTGGTGCCGGCGACGCAGCGTGTGGAGACCAGCGTCACGATTACGGCGGACTTGAACGCCTACGAGGTGGATTTCACCCGCCGCATCATCCCCGCGCGGGTAGTGGAGGTGCGGGTGGAGGGCACTGCCACCATCCCCACGACCGAGAAGCGGGACGCGCCCCATAACCGGGCGACCGGCCGGGTGGTCTTCGTCAATAAGACGGACGAGGAGGTGAAGATACCCGCCGGCACAGTGGTGAGGACCTCTACCGGCACCAACGTGCGTTTCACCACGATGGATGACGTGACGGTGCCGCCCGGGCGCGGAAGCCGCATGGAGGCCGACATCATCGCCGAACTGCCCGGGCCCAGCGGCAATGTCGCGCCGTACCTCATCACCACGGTCGAGGGCGCGCTGGCCCTGCGGGTGGCGGTGGTGAATGAGCGGGCGACTTCCGGCGGCGATGTCAAGCAGGTGGGAGTGGTCACCCAGGCCGATAAGCAAAGGCTGAAGGACCTGCTCCTCCAGCGACTGCGCCAGGAGGCGCTGGCGCGCATGCAGGAGCAGTTGGATGCGCAGGAGTTCATCCCGCCGGAGACCGTGCAGGTATTTGTGATCAGCGAAGTGTATGATAAATTTGTGGATGAGCCGGCCGACGCCCTGACCCTGGAGCTGAAAGCGGCGGCCAACGGTGTGGTCATCGCCGGCCAGGACGCCAATGCCGTGGCGCTGGATGCCTTACAGCGCGTGGTGCCCTCGCGGTATTATCTCGCCGCCCAGGGGCTGTCCTTCGAGCGGGGACCGGTGGTGCAGATAGACGAGGAGCGCCGGGTGAGCTTTATCATGACCGCCTCCGGTATCGCTGTAGCACGCGTGGAAACGCGCGGCCTGCGGGAGCTGGTGCAGGGGATGCCGGTGGCGGAGGCCCAGGCGCTGGTGGCAGATCGTCTGCTACTGCGCCGGCCGCCGGAGATTGAGGTGCGGCCGGCATGGTTCGGGCATATGCCCTATTTGCCCTTCCGCATCGCGTTCGTGGTGGTGACGGAGCTGGAATGAGCCGCGTCCTCGGGGTGGATTTCGGCGAGCGCCGGATGGGCCTTGCGGTCAGCGACCCGACGGGGCTGATTGCCCGCACTGCCGGCATCGTTGAGCGCCGTTCGGATCAGCAGGCGGCGGAGCACATCGCCCGTCTGGTGCAGGAGTGGGACGCAGAGGCTGTGGTGGTCGGACTGCCCCTCAACGCGGACGGCTCCGAGGGGTTTCAGGCACGCAGGACGCGTCGGTTTGCATCCCTCCTCCAGGAGCTTATCGGGGAGCGCCCCGTCATCCTGTGGGATGAGAGCCTGAGCAGCGTAGAGGCGCGAGACCTGCTGGCGGAGCGGGGGAAGCCTTCCCGCCGGCGGCGCCATCATGATGACGTCGCCGCGGCAGTGATCCTGCAGTCTTACTTGGATGTACAGCGCCGGCAGACCCACTCGGCTACATCGTCAGAAGAGTAATCCAGCATTGATGGGAGCAGGACATTGGACATCATCCGTTCGATCGCACGGGTGCTCTTTTTCCTCGTCACGATTGCGGCGTTGGTGATTGTCGCGCTGATCGGTGCCGAATTTATCATGGGGCAGTTGCGTCCGCCGCCGGCGCCGGTGGCGGAAGCCGGCCAGGAGACGGAGCGGCAGATTAACCTCGCATCGCCGGAGGAGCTTGTCCTGGGTCTCTATCTAAAACTGCGGGCGGCGGACCTCCAAAAGCCGGCGGGCGATGATCCCACACCGA
This genomic interval carries:
- the ruvX gene encoding Holliday junction resolvase RuvX is translated as MSRVLGVDFGERRMGLAVSDPTGLIARTAGIVERRSDQQAAEHIARLVQEWDAEAVVVGLPLNADGSEGFQARRTRRFASLLQELIGERPVILWDESLSSVEARDLLAERGKPSRRRRHHDDVAAAVILQSYLDVQRRQTHSATSSEE